A stretch of Verrucomicrobiota bacterium DNA encodes these proteins:
- a CDS encoding PTS sugar transporter subunit IIA, with amino-acid sequence MYDPDEILTIKQVADYLKVNERAVYKLAQEGGIPTVKIANQWRFRRSMIDGWLDLQMSGHLTTSNGKTPPIATDGDLSLADVLRPKAVDLNLAATTKVDALDKVSGLLSEHYAVRDPIGFRQAVHNRERLCSTAIVEGVAFPHPRYNGSRFTREMALAVGRSEHGLDFGSIDGKPTHLIVMLCAPSDALHLRMIAKLGRLMADAELRRTLLAAPDAKAFIALIRDRESH; translated from the coding sequence ATGTACGATCCTGACGAAATTCTGACGATCAAACAGGTCGCCGACTACCTGAAGGTCAACGAGCGAGCGGTCTATAAGCTCGCGCAGGAAGGCGGCATTCCGACGGTGAAGATCGCCAATCAGTGGCGGTTTCGCCGCTCCATGATCGACGGATGGCTCGACCTGCAGATGAGCGGCCATCTGACGACATCCAACGGCAAGACCCCCCCAATCGCCACCGACGGCGACCTGTCTCTCGCCGACGTGCTCCGACCCAAAGCCGTCGATCTCAACCTTGCCGCCACTACGAAGGTCGATGCGCTCGACAAGGTCAGCGGGCTGCTGTCGGAGCACTACGCCGTGCGCGACCCCATCGGCTTCCGCCAGGCGGTGCACAACCGCGAGCGGCTCTGTTCGACGGCCATTGTCGAAGGCGTGGCCTTCCCGCACCCGCGCTATAACGGGAGCCGGTTCACGCGCGAGATGGCGCTCGCTGTGGGACGCTCCGAGCACGGACTCGACTTCGGGAGCATTGACGGCAAGCCGACGCACCTGATCGTGATGCTGTGCGCGCCCAGCGACGCGCTTCACCTGAGGATGATCGCAAAGCTCGGCCGGCTCATGGCCGACGCCGAGTTGCGCCGGACGCTGCTGGCGGCACCTGACGCCAAGGCGTTCATCGCGCTGATCCGCGACCGCGAGTCGCACTAA
- a CDS encoding alginate export family protein: protein MRLLVVVCAAAVLIGVYTDAFAQDAGVIPGVSNLFVGAELRTRAFWTENLTDLGNDGAIDAETGELVDDDFGYIEQRVRLTTEAELTDGGVWVKLTLEGLGNWGEENDGWETGVVEAKVSFHNIGDSAWSAIAGRQYLHFGRGLLISANELEIEHDAILVTGEYLPWKIALAGIKTVEGGADDLNVYLVDVNWAPAESVFSGGGYVILLDDSRDASDREPIVIGVRGGYDPSNGLAVWGEFAYQIGDNAELDKQAWVLDMGATYLIDTTWNPTVRVNYLYATGDENADDGDDDAFDPLFNYTRYGEAYSPELSNIQIINAGVAIQPSDRTTVYLDWYHYTQNEAAAMSMANPRIVDLGVTALTTGVDDELGQELDLGVTHNYTDKVTASMIVALFFPGDAYGADADDALEIKGTILVSF, encoded by the coding sequence ATGAGACTGCTTGTGGTCGTTTGCGCGGCTGCGGTGCTGATCGGGGTGTATACTGATGCCTTTGCGCAGGACGCGGGTGTGATCCCGGGCGTCAGCAACCTGTTCGTCGGCGCCGAGCTGCGGACCCGGGCCTTCTGGACCGAGAACCTGACGGATCTGGGCAACGACGGCGCGATCGATGCCGAGACCGGCGAGCTGGTCGATGATGACTTCGGATACATCGAGCAGCGCGTCCGGCTTACCACTGAAGCCGAGCTCACCGACGGCGGCGTGTGGGTCAAGCTCACCCTTGAGGGGCTCGGTAACTGGGGCGAGGAGAATGACGGCTGGGAGACCGGCGTCGTGGAAGCCAAGGTGAGCTTCCACAACATCGGCGACAGCGCCTGGTCCGCCATTGCCGGCCGCCAGTATCTGCACTTCGGTCGCGGCCTCCTCATCAGCGCCAACGAGCTCGAGATCGAGCACGACGCGATCCTTGTGACCGGCGAGTACTTGCCCTGGAAGATCGCTCTCGCGGGGATCAAGACCGTCGAAGGTGGCGCTGACGATCTGAATGTCTACCTCGTTGATGTCAACTGGGCGCCGGCCGAGTCAGTGTTCTCGGGCGGCGGCTACGTTATCCTGCTCGACGACAGTCGGGACGCCTCCGACCGCGAGCCGATCGTGATCGGCGTGCGCGGCGGGTACGACCCGAGCAACGGGCTGGCTGTGTGGGGCGAGTTCGCCTATCAGATTGGCGACAACGCCGAACTCGACAAGCAGGCCTGGGTCCTCGACATGGGGGCCACCTACTTGATCGACACGACGTGGAACCCTACCGTGCGCGTCAACTACCTGTACGCCACCGGCGATGAGAACGCCGACGACGGCGATGATGACGCCTTCGACCCGTTGTTCAACTACACCCGCTACGGAGAGGCGTACTCGCCCGAACTGAGCAACATCCAGATCATCAACGCCGGTGTAGCCATCCAGCCGAGCGACCGCACCACGGTCTACCTCGACTGGTACCACTACACCCAGAACGAGGCGGCCGCTATGTCGATGGCCAACCCCCGGATCGTCGATCTCGGGGTGACGGCGCTCACAACAGGAGTCGACGACGAGCTCGGCCAGGAGCTGGACCTCGGCGTCACGCACAACTACACAGATAAGGTGACTGCTTCGATGATCGTTGCGCTGTTCTTCCCGGGGGACGCCTACGGCGCCGACGCCGATGATGCCCTCGAGATTAAGGGCACGATCCTCGTCAGCTTCTGA